In Campylobacter porcelli, the sequence ATGCTTGATGTCCTAGAGCAAAAAGTAGGTAGCGATATAAATGCTATCCAAGGTGTATTTGATAAATTCAAACAGCTAGATTTCACCGTAAGGATAGATAATCCAAAAGGTGAAGTAGAGATGGTAACTAACCTTCTAGGCGATGAAGTAACTAAAATGCTAAAAGCAAATTTAGAACAAGCTAGTAACCTACAAAATAAAGCCGATGAGCTAAAAGGCTTTGTAACTTCACTAAATGAAGGTGCCAAATCTCAAAGCGAATCACTTCAAGAAAGCGCCGCAGCCGTAGAAGAGATGAGTAGCTCAATGAACTCTATAAATGATAGAGCTAGTGAAGTAATCAAACAAAGCGAAGATATTAAAAACATAATTACAATAATCAGAGATATAGCAGACCAAACAAATCTACTAGCACTAAATGCAGCTATTGAAGCGGCTCGTGCTGGAGAGCATGGTAGGGGATTTGCCGTGGTGGCTGATGAGGTCAGAAAGCTAGCTGAGAGAACTCAAAAATCACTAGGCGAAATAGAGGCAAATGTAAATATCCTAAGCCAAAGTATAAATGAGATGAGCCAAAGCATAAGCGAGCAAACTCAAGCTATAAATCAGATAAATGAAGCTATAGTAAATGTAGATGGCTTAACGAGACAAAACACACAAATCGCTCAAAACAGCAATATAGTAGCTAATGAAGTTGATAGCATAGCTGATGCTGTAGTAGCTGAAGTTAAAAAGAAAAAATTCTAATTTCACACTCACATTTTACTCCTTAAATATATGCAAGATTTATTCTTGCATATATTGAGGTTTATACATATCTTAAAAGCAAAATTATTGCTATTTTTCACTTCACACGGGAAAATTTTCGCAAAAGTAAAACAACCTAAATGGTTGTTTTATGGCGAAAATTTGGAGTAAAAATCAAATTTAAAGCGACAAAAAGCACCAAATAATCCTTATTATCTTTAATAAAATCATATTTAAGCAAAAAATAAAAAAAAAAGGGGGGGGGTAAAATAGGCGGTTTATTTAATTTTTAAGGAGACAAAATGAAATTATCTCTTATTGCATCAAGAGCAATATTAGGTTTAGGAATTTTAGGGAGTGTGAGTATTTGCGCACAAGAGCTAACAACACAAACACAAGAAATTAATGCGGGACAAGTATCACAAAATAACAACCCAATCGCAATTTCTTATGAAAGCCAATTGAAAGACTACTTTGATATAGAAATAGATTCAAGCCGCGATGCTGCAAATCTCGTTTTTAAAGAGGGATACAAAGATACAAATTTACAAATTAATAGTGCTTTAGAAGATTTTGTTCCAAATAGCGTAAATAGAGAAAATACATTTGTAACTATTGATTTAGGTAATGGAGTGCTTGATTTAATAAATGTTCAAAATGGCAATGGAATTGAGAAAAATTCCCATTTAATCAATGCAGATATTACTGCCTCACAAATCAATGTGGCTGATATGAATTTAGAATATTTTAGGCAAGAAAGCACATTAAGCGGAAATGTAAAACTAACAGGAACACGATTACCAGCTGATTCTGATGATTTTGGCTCTACTGTACGGATTGTTAGCGGTGGGCTTGACAAAGTTGATTATAATGGTGGCTTAACAATTTGGGGGAATTTGGAGGCAACTAAAACTAGATTTGAAGGTGTTGGCAATGGTTCCTTAAACTTTGATATTAAAGGCAATGCAAATATTAAAGAATCGAATTTTTCTGTGATTTCTACAAGCTTTAATAATCTCATTTTAGATAGATTTGTTTTTGCAAGTGCAAATAGCTTTAATAGCGATGTAACCACTAGCAATACCGCAGGTGCAAGCATTCTTAACAGCATTTACGATATCGTGAGTGATGAGAATCTTGCAAACCAATTCATAGAAATAGAGGGAAATGTTTACCTTACCCCTATGGATGTGGGAGATTTTGTAAATTACAAATTAAGCGTGGAAAAAGGTAGCGACAAAGAATACTTAATTGTAAATGGTGGAGTAAATTCTACAAAAATCAACAGCGCAAGAGAAATTTCAGCATTTGAAAAAGAACATTTAGAGAAAATCATACGAATAGAAGATTTAGCAAACTCACAAAATCCGGTTAAACAAGCTATCTTAAAAGATTTACAAGCACAAATTGCAAAAAGAGAGGAAATTCTTAATAAGATTAATTCTAGTGACGAAGAATCGCTAAGCACTGAAGATAAAATGGGTGCAATGGGTATTGAAATTACAAATACTACCAAACACATTTTTGAAAAAGTATCCAACCTTAACGGCGCACAAGCAGATAACTATAAATTTCTTCTCACAACAGGCATTATGGGTGGTGCTACAAACACTGCTAAAACAGCAGATTCTATGCAAACTTCTGGCAACCTAAACGAAGCACAAGGTATCTTTGATAGTTTGATTAACTCTAATATTAATGCTAAAGTGGGTATAGATGCAATCACAAATAAAGACTTCTTTAAAGATGTAAGAGAAAGTGCAAAAAATAGCACAGATATTCTAAATAACACTAGTTCTGCAAATGGTGCTATAAATATCTCTAATGATATGGCTCTAGGTGACAGAATAGCTAGAATTAATAATCCATATAGTGAAGTAAGATTTGCTAATGTGCTTAAATCTAGCCTTTTGGCAAACAGCACAAATATAGCAAGTGACGCTATCTATGACTATTATGGCACAAAAACTTATAAAAATAGTGTATGGGCAAATACTTTTGGTGGAGCAAATATAATCGATGGAGAAAGTGGAGGATTGTATGGAATAAGCATAGGTGCAGATAAAGAAGTTAATGAAAATTTACTTTTAGGAATCTATGCCACTTATGCAAATTCTAAAATCAAAGATAAGCTAAGCGTTCAAGAATCAGATAATTATCAAATAGGTATTTATAGCTCTTATAGATTTAATTATTCTTGGGAATTAAATTCTAAACTCTATGGACAAATAGGAGATACAAAGCAAGATATTAATTTAGCAGGAAGTTTAAATAATGCTGATTTTAATAGAAGATTTGTAGGATTAAATACAAGTATAGGTAAAGTATTTAATTTAGAAAGTGATCTATTTTTAAAGCCCTTTGTAGGAGTGAATTATTATTATAGCCATACACCAAGCTATGATGAAAAAGGTAGCTTAGCAAGAAAGGTAGAATCTAATACTAATAACTCTTTGAGTTTAGAATCAGGATTAGAAGCTAGAAAATATTTTGATGAAAGTTCTTATTTATTTATAACTCCAAAGATTGAACAATATGTAGTTAATAATGGAGATGATTATGTAGCTAGCTTTGTAGGTTCTAATACCTCTTTTTCTATTAAAGGAGAAGATAAGAAAAAGACTTATGGACAATTAATTGTAGGAGGAAATATCTCTTTCAATGATAGCCTAAGTTTAGATGTAGGGATTGGAGCTAAACAGATCTTAGCAGGAAAAGTAGATTCTAAAAATGAAACTTACTTAAGTGGAAATGTGGGAATCAAGTATAGATTCTAAAAATTACTAGAAAGAAATTAAAGATAATTTCTTTCTAGCTAGTTTGGAGGTTTAAAAAATAAGAGAAAGCCAAAATAGTTTCTCCTGTCCCTTAAAGAAAAGAATTTAAAAAAAGTTTGCACTACTCATCTGCAAAAAGAGTCCCTCTTCCCACTTAAAAAGAAAAAAGAATTTTTTGATATTTAAATTTTCTAAAAAATTATTATTATAAATTTAGAATGTAAAAAAGTAAGGAAGGGTAAGGTAGGTGTGTTTTTCTAATCAGTTTGATTAATTACACTATACTCATTTCATACGAAATTTACTACACTATAAGTTATCAAGGGCTCGCCAAGGGTATTAATCTTTTCAAGCAAAGCATTAAATAGCCTTGCTTAAAAAGCTCTACCGGTAAAATCATTAATCAAATAAATCGCCTAAATTCACTTTTTGCCATTTTGCACTCTTAGATTTTTGGCTAAATCACAAGAGTTATTATCTCCATTATTACAAGCGATTTGATAGATTGTAATAGCCGTATCTATATCTTTTGTA encodes:
- a CDS encoding autotransporter outer membrane beta-barrel domain-containing protein; this encodes MKLSLIASRAILGLGILGSVSICAQELTTQTQEINAGQVSQNNNPIAISYESQLKDYFDIEIDSSRDAANLVFKEGYKDTNLQINSALEDFVPNSVNRENTFVTIDLGNGVLDLINVQNGNGIEKNSHLINADITASQINVADMNLEYFRQESTLSGNVKLTGTRLPADSDDFGSTVRIVSGGLDKVDYNGGLTIWGNLEATKTRFEGVGNGSLNFDIKGNANIKESNFSVISTSFNNLILDRFVFASANSFNSDVTTSNTAGASILNSIYDIVSDENLANQFIEIEGNVYLTPMDVGDFVNYKLSVEKGSDKEYLIVNGGVNSTKINSAREISAFEKEHLEKIIRIEDLANSQNPVKQAILKDLQAQIAKREEILNKINSSDEESLSTEDKMGAMGIEITNTTKHIFEKVSNLNGAQADNYKFLLTTGIMGGATNTAKTADSMQTSGNLNEAQGIFDSLINSNINAKVGIDAITNKDFFKDVRESAKNSTDILNNTSSANGAINISNDMALGDRIARINNPYSEVRFANVLKSSLLANSTNIASDAIYDYYGTKTYKNSVWANTFGGANIIDGESGGLYGISIGADKEVNENLLLGIYATYANSKIKDKLSVQESDNYQIGIYSSYRFNYSWELNSKLYGQIGDTKQDINLAGSLNNADFNRRFVGLNTSIGKVFNLESDLFLKPFVGVNYYYSHTPSYDEKGSLARKVESNTNNSLSLESGLEARKYFDESSYLFITPKIEQYVVNNGDDYVASFVGSNTSFSIKGEDKKKTYGQLIVGGNISFNDSLSLDVGIGAKQILAGKVDSKNETYLSGNVGIKYRF